The nucleotide sequence CATATTCAGCACAGAGATGTTTCACTGCTGAAAGATATATTAAAGACACGATTAAACCTTGAAATGTCTGTGAATCATGAAATAGTGGAATTTGCATGTGAGATAAAGCCTTATATGTCAACACTGGTTCCTGAAAAAAGAGAAGAACTGACCACCGAAGGCGGCCTTGATGTTATAGGCAACGAAAAAGAGCTCTCGGAGGCGCTAAAGCGCTTAATCAATAATAATATAAAGGTGAGTCTTTTTATCGATCCGGATATACAGCAGATAAAGGCAGCAAAAAATCTTGGTGTGAATACCGTTGAGCTGCATACTGGTTCTTATGCCGAAGCTGAAGATGATGAGCAAATTTTGTTTGAACTGCAGAAACTGATAAAGGCAGCAGAATTCGCAAAGGATTCAGGAATGGTGGTTAATGCCGGGCACGGCCTGAACTACAGGAATACAAAGGAGCTTTGCCGGAATATTCCGTTCTTGAATGAACTTAATATAGGTCATTCGATTGTTGCCAGAAGTGTGTTTACAGGGATATGTGAGGCGGTAAAAGAAATGAAACGTCTTATAGGCGAATAAATGATGATCGGTTGCGATATAGTTGAAATCGAAAG is from Flexistipes sinusarabici DSM 4947 and encodes:
- the pdxJ gene encoding pyridoxine 5'-phosphate synthase, encoding MIKLGVNVDHVATLRQARLIKEPDPVEAAVWAEHAGADGITVHLREDTRHIQHRDVSLLKDILKTRLNLEMSVNHEIVEFACEIKPYMSTLVPEKREELTTEGGLDVIGNEKELSEALKRLINNNIKVSLFIDPDIQQIKAAKNLGVNTVELHTGSYAEAEDDEQILFELQKLIKAAEFAKDSGMVVNAGHGLNYRNTKELCRNIPFLNELNIGHSIVARSVFTGICEAVKEMKRLIGE